From a single Sphingobium sp. genomic region:
- a CDS encoding amidohydrolase family protein, whose protein sequence is MSSPVELPSRIVDAHHHLWDLKAINYPWLMAKGERRFFGDPTPIQKDYLVGDFRCDHDSLSIVKSVHVQVGVTPEDSLLETRWLQHQNETHGLPSAIVAFSDLTAVDIADQLEAHAQSLTFRGVRQIVGRSAEEDAKTGTGSLLADPRFTEGLTELSRRGLSFDLQLLPTQMTAFASLLEKLPNLKVALCHAGSLSSEEQFDIWKVGIEHLAALPNVICKISGFGMFDPDWTTYSTKAKFEVLADRFGPMRIAFGSNFPVEKLASDYTSVWTRFSELTSDFNKDDRAMMFAGTAERFYRI, encoded by the coding sequence ATGTCATCGCCTGTTGAATTGCCTAGCCGCATTGTTGATGCGCATCACCATTTATGGGATTTGAAGGCGATCAACTATCCTTGGCTGATGGCAAAGGGAGAGCGCAGATTTTTTGGCGATCCGACTCCTATCCAGAAGGACTATCTGGTCGGCGATTTCCGTTGCGATCATGATAGTCTATCAATTGTCAAAAGTGTCCATGTTCAAGTTGGGGTAACGCCAGAAGATTCACTGCTGGAAACGCGTTGGCTACAACATCAAAATGAGACCCATGGATTGCCGAGTGCAATAGTAGCCTTCAGCGATTTGACGGCAGTCGATATTGCAGATCAACTCGAAGCGCATGCGCAGTCTCTTACGTTCCGCGGAGTCCGACAGATTGTCGGGCGCAGTGCAGAGGAAGATGCCAAGACCGGCACCGGCTCTTTGCTTGCAGACCCTCGCTTTACGGAAGGTTTGACCGAGCTTTCGCGGAGGGGTCTGTCGTTCGATCTTCAACTGCTGCCAACTCAAATGACTGCGTTTGCCTCACTTCTTGAAAAACTCCCCAACCTTAAGGTGGCTCTTTGTCATGCTGGAAGCCTCAGCAGCGAGGAGCAATTCGACATTTGGAAAGTGGGCATTGAACACTTGGCTGCATTACCCAATGTGATCTGCAAGATTTCGGGATTTGGAATGTTTGATCCGGACTGGACTACATATTCCACCAAAGCGAAATTCGAGGTGTTGGCTGATAGGTTTGGACCAATGCGTATCGCCTTTGGGTCCAACTTCCCGGTCGAAAAGCTCGCGTCAGATTATACCAGCGTCTGGACCCGGTTTTCTGAACTTACCTCAGACTTCAACAAAGATGATCGGGCCATGATGTTCGCTGGAACGGCAGAACGGTTCTATCGGATTTAG
- a CDS encoding L-serine ammonia-lyase, which yields MISILDLFRIGIGPSSSHTVGPMRIARRFVRHLHSDRKLNHVAQLRVSLQGSLALTGVGHGSVEAVILGLLGEHPSRIDPNAIPGLLAKVSSTQLLPLPHGPTIGFEPKRDILLDAHVMPELHPNGMLLQAFDASGALVSKETYYSTGGGFYASEKQLRSPVPNDTIGAIAEAVYAYASGAELLELCERENKAIAEIVLANEDEIRSRADTIAGLDAIVAAMLGCIDRGLNTSGILPGGLNVRRRAPEVYNRLVDGVGNNEAERLLDWLNVFALAVNEENAAGGRVVTAPTNGAAGIVPAVLKYYACAEGKGPEVARQFLLTAGGVALLYKMRASISGAEMGCQGEVGVACSIAAAGLAAIWGGSPTQVASAAEIGMEHNLGLTCDPVGGLVQIPCIERNALGAVKAVNAARLALHSKERPKVSLDQVIETMRQTGIDMSSRYKETSQGGLAVNVIAC from the coding sequence ATGATTTCAATTCTTGACCTGTTCCGCATCGGTATCGGTCCATCCAGTTCGCACACTGTAGGACCGATGCGGATTGCACGCCGCTTTGTACGCCATCTCCATTCAGACAGGAAACTGAATCATGTCGCGCAGTTAAGGGTTTCGCTGCAGGGTTCACTCGCGCTGACAGGGGTCGGCCATGGCTCGGTCGAAGCCGTCATTCTTGGTCTGTTGGGCGAGCACCCATCACGCATAGATCCCAATGCCATTCCAGGGTTGCTTGCCAAGGTTAGTTCGACCCAACTGCTACCCCTGCCCCATGGCCCCACTATTGGTTTTGAACCGAAGCGCGATATCCTGCTGGACGCACATGTCATGCCGGAACTCCACCCCAATGGCATGTTGTTACAGGCGTTTGATGCAAGCGGCGCTCTTGTCAGCAAGGAAACCTATTACTCGACTGGCGGCGGGTTTTATGCGTCCGAAAAACAACTTCGCTCGCCCGTCCCCAACGACACGATCGGTGCTATAGCAGAGGCTGTCTACGCTTACGCTTCAGGAGCCGAGCTGCTTGAGCTGTGCGAACGGGAAAACAAAGCCATTGCAGAAATCGTCCTGGCCAATGAGGATGAAATTCGTTCGCGCGCAGATACGATCGCCGGGCTTGATGCAATTGTGGCAGCCATGCTTGGTTGTATCGACCGCGGCTTGAATACGTCTGGTATCCTGCCCGGCGGCCTCAATGTCCGTCGTCGAGCGCCGGAAGTTTACAACCGCTTGGTCGATGGCGTTGGCAATAATGAGGCGGAGCGGTTGCTTGACTGGCTGAACGTTTTTGCACTCGCAGTTAACGAAGAAAATGCGGCGGGTGGCCGCGTGGTCACAGCGCCCACCAATGGTGCCGCGGGCATTGTCCCCGCTGTACTCAAATATTATGCCTGCGCCGAAGGCAAAGGCCCCGAGGTTGCGCGACAATTTCTGCTAACGGCAGGCGGCGTCGCTTTGCTCTACAAGATGCGGGCCTCAATTTCGGGGGCGGAAATGGGCTGCCAAGGCGAGGTCGGCGTTGCCTGCTCAATCGCAGCAGCAGGGCTTGCCGCAATCTGGGGTGGAAGCCCGACCCAAGTAGCCAGCGCTGCCGAAATTGGCATGGAGCACAATCTGGGTCTGACTTGCGATCCGGTAGGGGGGCTTGTGCAAATACCCTGCATCGAACGCAATGCTCTGGGTGCAGTAAAGGCGGTGAACGCCGCACGTCTGGCTCTGCACAGCAAGGAACGCCCCAAGGTTTCTTTGGATCAGGTAATCGAGACAATGCGCCAAACTGGGATTGATATGTCGTCCCGCTATAAGGAAACGTCGCAGGGGGGACTTGCCGTTAATGTCATCGCCTGTTGA